In Phragmitibacter flavus, one DNA window encodes the following:
- a CDS encoding N-acetylmuramoyl-L-alanine amidase, whose product MTWTRRKFLLASASTLALQQALRAQSLPPTVSRLNPLAEAPDWNALETFANTLPREAFERAITKIYNDTSAFPLPWTIEGDNLVVQTTSPTTTRPIPFLSAGQKPKKPTRYWRAPTELPALTAIDPPLKGLHIALDPGHIGGGYAQMEERWLTMDNGATVVMEGSLVLQVANLLKPRLEALGAQVTLVRSQDAPVTTAKLEDFHELAKKILNDAGIPDPPATYTDRLDERRIISIQWQAEKLFYRVSEIRARAHRVNHDLRPDLVLCLHLNAEAWGDPQTPAFVDKNHLHLLVNGCYGADELQYQDTRFEMLTRLFQQTHDEELPLADIVASELANTTQLPPYTYTSKNARRVTENPYVFARNLLASRLYQCPVLYFEPYVMNHEQTYKRLTLGHYIGRTLLDDQLVTSPLEDYTRGVIRGLRKYYTKTRQPS is encoded by the coding sequence ATGACGTGGACCCGCCGTAAATTCCTCCTCGCCTCCGCCTCCACCCTGGCCCTCCAGCAGGCCCTTCGCGCTCAATCGTTGCCCCCCACCGTCTCCCGTCTCAATCCCCTCGCTGAAGCCCCCGACTGGAACGCCCTCGAAACCTTCGCCAATACCCTGCCTCGCGAGGCCTTCGAACGCGCCATCACCAAAATCTACAACGACACCTCCGCCTTTCCCCTTCCCTGGACCATCGAAGGCGACAACCTCGTGGTCCAAACCACCTCCCCCACCACCACCCGGCCAATCCCCTTTCTCTCCGCCGGACAAAAACCCAAAAAGCCCACCCGCTACTGGCGCGCCCCCACCGAACTCCCGGCACTCACCGCCATCGACCCACCGCTCAAAGGCCTCCACATCGCCCTCGATCCAGGCCACATCGGCGGCGGCTACGCCCAAATGGAAGAACGCTGGCTCACCATGGACAACGGCGCCACCGTCGTCATGGAAGGCAGCCTCGTCCTCCAGGTCGCCAACCTCCTCAAACCCCGCCTCGAAGCCCTCGGTGCTCAAGTCACCCTCGTCCGCAGCCAGGACGCCCCCGTCACCACCGCCAAACTCGAAGACTTCCACGAACTCGCCAAAAAAATCCTCAACGACGCCGGCATCCCCGACCCACCAGCCACCTACACCGACCGACTCGACGAGCGCCGCATCATCAGCATCCAGTGGCAGGCCGAAAAACTCTTCTATCGCGTCAGCGAAATCCGCGCCCGCGCCCATCGCGTCAACCACGACCTGCGACCCGATCTTGTTCTTTGCCTTCACCTCAATGCCGAGGCCTGGGGCGATCCACAAACCCCCGCTTTCGTTGACAAAAATCATCTCCATCTCCTCGTCAACGGCTGTTACGGAGCCGACGAACTCCAATACCAGGACACCCGCTTCGAGATGCTCACCCGTCTCTTCCAGCAGACCCACGATGAAGAACTTCCCCTCGCCGACATCGTCGCCAGCGAACTCGCCAACACCACCCAACTCCCTCCTTACACCTACACTTCAAAGAACGCCCGCCGCGTCACCGAGAACCCCTACGTTTTCGCCCGCAATCTGCTCGCCAGCCGCCTCTATCAATGCCCCGTGCTCTACTTCGAGCCCTACGTGATGAACCACGAGCAGACTTATAAACGCCTCACCCTCGGACATTACATCGGTAGAACCCTGCTCGACGACCAGCTCGTCACCAGCCCCCTTGAAGACTACACCCGAGGCGTCATTCGCGGCCTGAGAAAATACTACACCAAAACCCGCCAGCCCAGCTAA